A window of Thermosynechococcus sp. NK55a contains these coding sequences:
- the mnmE gene encoding tRNA uridine-5-carboxymethylaminomethyl(34) synthesis GTPase MnmE: MRYLHDTIVAIATAIVPQQGSIGIVRLSGAKAVAIAQSLFEAPGKQPWESHRILYGYVRDPQTKERVDEALLLLMLAPRSYTREDVVEFHCHGGLIPVQRVLQLCIAAGARLADPGEFTLRAFLNGRLDLTQAESVAELVAAQSTAAAQIALAGLTGKLARPLQQIRQTCLSLLAEIEARLDFTDELPPLDPAAIAEQIRQLQHQVEVFLATAERGALIRTGLKVAIVGRPNVGKSSLLNAWSRSDRAIVTDLPGTTRDIVESQLVVGGIPIQVLDTAGIRETDNLVEQIGVQRSRQAALSADLILFVIDASQGWTAADQEIYDQLQLQRRRQQAPQSVLVVLNKADLLSETVEVKDILLPIAPIPTVLLSALSQRGIEQLEEAILDLVQGRGVSAANLDFAINQRQAGLLEQVHQSLNHVLAAIDAQLPLDFWTIDLHAAARALGTLTGEEVSESILTEIFSRFCIGK, from the coding sequence GTGCGATACCTCCATGACACGATTGTGGCGATCGCCACGGCTATTGTGCCCCAGCAAGGGAGTATCGGCATTGTCCGTCTCTCCGGAGCCAAAGCGGTAGCGATTGCCCAATCTTTATTTGAGGCCCCTGGCAAGCAGCCTTGGGAATCCCACCGTATTCTCTATGGCTATGTCCGAGACCCCCAAACCAAGGAACGGGTAGATGAAGCGCTCCTACTTTTAATGCTTGCTCCCCGCTCCTATACCCGCGAAGATGTGGTGGAATTTCATTGCCACGGTGGCTTGATACCGGTACAGCGAGTGCTGCAATTGTGTATTGCTGCAGGTGCCCGCCTCGCAGATCCGGGGGAATTTACGCTGCGTGCTTTCCTCAACGGTCGCCTTGATCTCACCCAAGCTGAGAGTGTGGCTGAACTGGTGGCTGCCCAATCCACCGCAGCCGCCCAAATCGCCCTCGCCGGCCTCACGGGTAAATTGGCTCGTCCCCTCCAGCAGATTCGGCAAACTTGCTTATCTCTGTTGGCAGAAATTGAAGCGCGCCTAGACTTTACCGATGAGCTACCTCCCCTGGATCCAGCAGCCATTGCTGAACAAATTCGCCAGTTACAACACCAAGTAGAGGTGTTTTTAGCCACGGCAGAGCGGGGAGCGCTGATCCGCACCGGGCTGAAAGTGGCAATTGTTGGCCGGCCCAATGTGGGGAAGTCCAGTTTGCTGAATGCTTGGAGTCGGAGCGATCGCGCCATTGTCACCGATTTGCCGGGCACCACCCGTGATATTGTTGAGTCTCAATTGGTAGTCGGTGGGATTCCAATCCAAGTGCTTGATACCGCAGGTATTCGCGAGACCGATAACCTTGTGGAACAAATTGGCGTCCAGCGATCGCGCCAAGCCGCCCTCAGCGCTGATCTCATCCTCTTTGTCATTGATGCTAGTCAAGGGTGGACAGCTGCAGATCAGGAGATTTACGACCAACTCCAGCTGCAACGGCGGCGGCAGCAAGCGCCTCAGTCAGTCTTGGTGGTTTTGAACAAAGCGGATCTCCTCAGTGAAACCGTAGAAGTTAAAGATATTCTATTGCCCATTGCCCCCATTCCCACCGTACTGCTCTCGGCTCTCAGTCAAAGGGGAATTGAGCAGCTCGAGGAGGCCATTTTAGACCTTGTCCAGGGTCGAGGGGTGAGCGCCGCCAACCTAGACTTTGCGATCAACCAACGCCAAGCCGGGCTCTTGGAGCAGGTCCACCAATCCCTCAATCATGTGCTGGCGGCCATTGATGCCCAACTGCCCCTGGATTTTTGGACAATTGATCTGCATGCGGCTGCCCGTGCCCTTGGCACATTGACGGGGGAAGAGGTCAGCGAGTCAATCCTCACAGAAATCTTTAGCCGCTTTTGTATTGGTAAATAG
- the mfd gene encoding transcription-repair coupling factor, which produces MSLMAIPRSWGKLPLTAELLSKLQHQRELVLTGMPRLVKGLVATTLAQQSQQSLCVITSTLEEGGRWAAQLELMGWDAVLFYPTSAASPYDLFDLEAEMVWGQLQVLVESDRRNIAIVTTERALQPHLPPPEQFRAACLTWQVGQEYALGEVATTLAALGYERVSLVETEGQWSRRGDIVDIFPVSAELPVRLQWFGDEIESIREFDPATQRSLHAEGDRLDVLEQVTLTPISFTPLIAQALRAADHAHLIPEDEEGLRRYLGLAFPEPASLLDYLPAQTLIAVDEPPLCAAHGDRWYEQTHTYWQSLETPPPPIHRPWSASAQALERFQRLHLYELASEGLGLNLSARAVPAIPHQFGRLAATLREERDKGYTVWLVSAQPSRSVALLQEHDCPAQFVPNPKDFLAIDKLQQQRLPIALKASGLAEISGFILPTFRTVLVSDREFFGQQNLVNLGYVRKRRRAAAKQVDLNKLQPGDYVVHRQHGIGQFLRLETLTFNNETREYLVLQYADGILRVAADQLNSLSRYRTQGDRAPQLNKLTGNTWERTKARVRKAIQKVAVDLLQLYAQRAQQQGFAFPPDTPWQQEMEDSFPYQPTPDQLKAIQEVKADMESDRPMDRLVCGDVGFGKTEVAIRAIFKAVMAGKQVAVLAPTTILTQQHYHTLKERFAPYPIQVGLLNRFRSERERQDILQKLKTGEIDVVVGTHQLLSKTVKFRDLGLLVVDEEQRFGVNQKEKIKTLKTQVDVLTLSATPIPRTLYMALSGVREMSLITTPPPSRRPIQTHLAPYDPETVRSAIRQELDRGGQVFYVVPRVEGIEEVAAKLQGMVPGARILIAHGQMPEGELESTMLGFSNGEADLLVCTTIIESGLDIPRVNTILVEDAQQFGLAQLYQLRGRVGRAGIQAHAWLFYPRQEVLTDAARQRLRAIQEFTQLGSGYQLAMRDMEIRGVGNLLGVEQHGQLDSVGFDLYVELLEEAIAEIRGQEIPTVDDTQVDLNVTAFIPADYMPDLAQKMAAYRAVSAAATKEDLMQLAAEWSDRYGPLPKSVQQLLRVVELKQLARQCGIRRIRPEGKQHVILETPMAEPAWKLLLEQLPSHLQSRFVYSQGKVTVRGLGIQPMEKQLEQLIDWFRQMKTINKRAQGAVA; this is translated from the coding sequence ATGTCCTTGATGGCAATTCCCCGCAGTTGGGGTAAGCTGCCGCTGACGGCTGAACTGCTCAGCAAATTACAACACCAACGGGAACTGGTCCTTACGGGGATGCCCCGCCTTGTCAAGGGCTTGGTGGCCACTACATTGGCCCAGCAGAGTCAGCAATCGCTGTGTGTGATTACGTCCACCCTAGAGGAGGGGGGACGCTGGGCGGCGCAATTGGAACTCATGGGTTGGGATGCGGTTCTCTTTTACCCGACATCGGCGGCCTCTCCCTATGACCTCTTTGACTTGGAAGCGGAGATGGTCTGGGGGCAACTGCAAGTCTTAGTCGAGAGCGATCGCCGCAATATTGCAATTGTCACCACGGAACGGGCACTGCAACCCCATTTGCCCCCACCAGAGCAGTTTCGTGCTGCCTGTTTAACCTGGCAGGTGGGTCAAGAGTACGCCCTAGGGGAGGTGGCCACCACCTTGGCAGCCCTAGGTTATGAGCGGGTTTCTTTAGTAGAAACGGAGGGTCAGTGGAGTCGGCGCGGCGATATTGTGGATATTTTCCCCGTCTCGGCGGAACTGCCAGTACGCTTGCAGTGGTTTGGCGATGAGATTGAGTCCATTCGGGAGTTTGATCCGGCCACTCAACGCTCGCTCCACGCCGAGGGCGATCGCCTGGATGTCCTTGAGCAGGTGACACTGACACCCATTAGCTTTACCCCCCTGATTGCCCAAGCCCTGCGGGCAGCGGATCACGCCCATCTGATTCCAGAGGATGAGGAGGGACTGCGGCGCTATCTTGGGTTGGCTTTTCCGGAGCCAGCTTCCCTCTTGGATTATTTGCCTGCCCAAACCCTCATTGCTGTGGATGAGCCTCCCTTGTGTGCTGCCCATGGCGATCGCTGGTATGAACAGACTCACACCTACTGGCAAAGCCTTGAAACACCACCGCCCCCCATCCATCGCCCCTGGTCTGCCAGTGCCCAAGCCCTCGAGCGGTTTCAACGGCTGCACCTCTATGAACTGGCCAGTGAGGGGCTAGGTCTCAATTTGTCAGCACGGGCGGTTCCAGCAATTCCTCACCAATTTGGCCGCTTGGCGGCAACGCTGCGGGAGGAACGGGACAAGGGCTATACCGTATGGTTGGTGTCTGCGCAGCCGAGTCGCTCCGTGGCGCTTTTGCAGGAGCATGATTGCCCCGCCCAATTTGTGCCCAATCCCAAGGATTTTCTGGCCATTGATAAGCTGCAACAGCAGCGACTGCCCATTGCCCTGAAGGCCAGCGGTCTCGCGGAAATCAGTGGCTTTATCTTGCCCACGTTTCGCACGGTGCTGGTGAGCGATCGCGAGTTCTTTGGCCAGCAGAACCTTGTCAACCTGGGCTATGTGCGTAAACGCCGCCGGGCTGCTGCCAAACAGGTGGATCTCAACAAGCTGCAGCCGGGGGACTACGTCGTCCATCGCCAACACGGCATTGGTCAGTTTCTGCGCCTAGAGACGCTTACCTTTAACAATGAAACTCGCGAGTACTTAGTTTTGCAGTATGCCGATGGCATTCTCCGCGTTGCTGCCGATCAACTCAACAGTCTTTCCCGCTACCGCACCCAGGGAGATAGGGCGCCCCAACTCAACAAATTAACGGGCAACACTTGGGAACGGACCAAAGCCCGGGTGCGCAAGGCCATCCAAAAAGTGGCGGTGGATCTACTGCAACTCTATGCCCAACGTGCCCAACAACAGGGCTTTGCCTTCCCGCCGGATACACCGTGGCAGCAGGAGATGGAGGACTCATTCCCCTATCAACCCACCCCCGATCAACTCAAGGCTATCCAAGAGGTTAAGGCTGATATGGAGAGCGATCGCCCCATGGATCGGCTGGTGTGCGGGGATGTTGGCTTTGGTAAAACCGAGGTGGCAATTCGCGCCATCTTTAAGGCGGTAATGGCGGGCAAACAGGTGGCCGTTCTTGCCCCCACCACGATCCTGACGCAGCAGCATTACCATACCCTCAAGGAACGCTTTGCCCCCTATCCCATTCAAGTGGGGCTACTCAACCGCTTTCGCAGTGAGCGGGAGCGCCAAGACATTCTACAAAAACTCAAAACTGGCGAAATTGATGTTGTCGTGGGAACTCATCAACTCCTGAGCAAAACGGTCAAATTCCGGGACTTAGGACTGCTGGTGGTGGATGAGGAACAACGTTTTGGCGTCAACCAAAAGGAGAAAATCAAAACCCTCAAAACCCAAGTGGATGTCCTCACCCTCAGTGCGACACCGATTCCGCGCACCCTCTATATGGCCCTGTCGGGGGTTCGGGAAATGAGCCTGATTACCACACCTCCCCCCTCGCGGCGTCCGATTCAAACTCACCTTGCCCCCTATGATCCAGAAACAGTGCGCAGTGCCATTCGCCAAGAATTGGATCGGGGGGGTCAAGTGTTCTATGTTGTCCCGCGGGTTGAGGGCATTGAGGAGGTGGCGGCAAAGCTCCAAGGAATGGTGCCTGGTGCCCGGATTCTCATTGCCCATGGCCAGATGCCGGAAGGCGAACTGGAATCCACGATGCTTGGCTTTAGCAATGGCGAGGCCGATCTTCTTGTTTGTACGACCATCATTGAGTCCGGCCTGGATATTCCCCGCGTCAATACCATTTTGGTGGAGGATGCGCAGCAATTTGGTTTGGCTCAACTCTACCAACTGCGGGGGCGGGTCGGACGCGCTGGGATTCAGGCCCATGCCTGGTTATTTTACCCCCGTCAAGAGGTGCTCACCGATGCCGCCCGTCAACGGCTGCGGGCCATTCAGGAATTTACGCAACTGGGATCGGGCTACCAACTGGCGATGCGGGACATGGAGATTCGCGGTGTTGGCAATCTCTTGGGGGTCGAGCAGCATGGTCAACTAGACAGCGTCGGCTTTGATCTCTATGTGGAGCTGCTAGAGGAGGCGATCGCTGAAATTCGCGGTCAAGAGATTCCCACGGTAGACGATACCCAGGTGGATCTAAATGTCACCGCCTTTATTCCCGCTGACTATATGCCTGACTTAGCGCAAAAGATGGCCGCCTACCGCGCCGTGTCCGCTGCCGCAACAAAAGAAGACTTGATGCAATTGGCAGCGGAATGGAGCGATCGCTACGGCCCTCTCCCCAAATCCGTCCAACAACTGCTGCGGGTAGTGGAACTTAAACAACTGGCCCGCCAGTGCGGCATTCGTCGCATTCGTCCCGAAGGCAAGCAACACGTGATCTTGGAAACTCCCATGGCAGAACCCGCTTGGAAGCTGCTCCTAGAGCAACTCCCTAGCCACCTGCAGAGCCGCTTTGTCTATAGCCAAGGGAAAGTTACTGTCCGGGGTCTGGGGATCCAACCGATGGAGAAACAGCTAGAGCAACTGATTGACTGGTTCAGGCAAATGAAAACTATAAACAAACGGGCCCAGGGTGCTGTCGCCTAA
- the petC gene encoding cytochrome b6-f complex iron-sulfur subunit has translation MAQVSGMSDVPDMGRRQFMNLLTFGTITGTALGALYPVVKYFIPPSSGGTGGGVVAKDALGKDIKVSEYLTKHLPGDRSLAQGIKGDPTYVIVTEDHQIANYGLNAVCTHLGCVVPWNVSENKFICPCHGSQYDSTGKVVRGPAPLSLALVNATVTEDDKLVFTPWTETDFRTGKEPWWT, from the coding sequence ATGGCTCAAGTTTCTGGAATGTCCGATGTGCCCGATATGGGGCGGCGACAGTTTATGAATCTACTGACGTTTGGTACCATCACCGGTACGGCGTTGGGTGCCCTCTACCCTGTCGTCAAGTACTTCATTCCGCCCTCCAGTGGGGGCACAGGGGGGGGTGTGGTTGCCAAGGATGCCTTGGGCAAAGATATTAAGGTTTCCGAGTATCTCACAAAGCATCTGCCGGGCGATCGCTCCCTTGCCCAAGGGATTAAAGGGGATCCCACCTACGTGATTGTTACTGAGGATCACCAAATTGCCAATTACGGCTTGAATGCTGTCTGCACTCACCTTGGTTGCGTGGTCCCTTGGAATGTGAGTGAAAACAAGTTCATTTGCCCCTGCCACGGCTCTCAATACGACAGCACAGGTAAAGTGGTGCGTGGCCCCGCTCCCCTCTCCTTGGCACTAGTGAATGCCACTGTAACCGAAGATGACAAACTGGTGTTTACCCCCTGGACGGAAACCGATTTCCGCACGGGCAAAGAACCTTGGTGGACGTAA
- the tatC gene encoding twin-arginine translocase subunit TatC — translation MTRSPDIPDIESPSPNPSAIVDTSFEENVPIDPEDELPNEVEMSLWDHLEELRQRLFVVLGTVAVTIVLCFTQVRWIIQFLEKPAQGAKFLQLSPGEYFFVSCKAAAYSGILLATPMILYQAIRFILPGLTRREQRLLAPVVFGSSLLFIAGLVFAYTLLAPAALGFFISYGADVVEQLWSIDRYVDFILLLLLATGLAFQVPILQLVLIALGIVSIPQMLSQWRYVVIIAVAVAAVLTPSIDPITQGLLAGALLALYFTGIGLAKLMGVGRS, via the coding sequence ATGACGCGATCGCCCGATATTCCAGATATTGAGAGTCCCTCTCCTAACCCCTCAGCCATTGTTGACACTTCGTTTGAGGAAAACGTCCCCATTGACCCGGAGGATGAACTGCCCAACGAGGTGGAAATGTCCCTTTGGGATCACCTTGAGGAGTTGCGGCAGCGGCTCTTTGTTGTCCTCGGCACTGTTGCTGTCACCATTGTGCTCTGCTTTACCCAAGTCCGCTGGATCATTCAGTTCCTAGAAAAACCAGCCCAAGGCGCGAAGTTCCTGCAACTGAGTCCGGGGGAGTACTTTTTTGTCTCCTGTAAAGCGGCGGCCTACAGTGGCATTCTGCTAGCCACTCCAATGATTCTCTACCAAGCAATCCGTTTTATCCTGCCGGGATTGACACGGCGTGAGCAACGCTTGCTGGCACCGGTGGTTTTCGGTTCATCCCTTCTCTTTATTGCCGGTTTGGTGTTTGCCTATACCCTCTTGGCTCCCGCCGCCCTTGGCTTTTTCATTAGCTATGGGGCAGATGTGGTTGAGCAACTGTGGTCGATTGATCGCTATGTGGACTTTATTTTGCTGCTGCTGCTTGCCACTGGTCTCGCCTTTCAAGTCCCCATTCTGCAGTTGGTCCTCATTGCCCTAGGCATTGTCTCGATTCCGCAAATGCTCAGCCAATGGCGCTACGTGGTGATTATTGCCGTGGCCGTGGCAGCGGTCTTGACCCCCTCCATTGACCCGATTACTCAAGGCCTGTTGGCGGGTGCGCTGCTTGCTCTGTACTTTACGGGGATTGGCTTGGCTAAGCTCATGGGGGTGGGGCGTTCTTAA
- a CDS encoding carbon dioxide-concentrating mechanism protein CcmK yields the protein MPIALGMVEVLGHPPALAVADVMVKAARVTLVGYEVVSGARLTIIVRGDVSEVQIAVAAGVEAAKKIPAQSPKEKTLYLSSTVIPRPHENLEAVFPKMRFQYGDGWERFLV from the coding sequence ATGCCCATTGCCCTTGGGATGGTGGAGGTACTGGGTCACCCCCCTGCCTTAGCTGTTGCGGATGTCATGGTGAAAGCGGCGCGCGTTACCCTTGTGGGCTATGAAGTGGTCAGTGGTGCTCGCCTGACAATTATTGTGCGCGGTGATGTTTCTGAAGTGCAAATTGCCGTTGCAGCGGGTGTCGAAGCCGCTAAGAAAATTCCAGCTCAGAGTCCCAAGGAAAAAACACTCTATTTATCATCAACAGTGATCCCGCGCCCCCACGAGAATTTAGAGGCCGTTTTCCCGAAAATGCGGTTCCAATATGGCGATGGCTGGGAGCGTTTTCTCGTTTAG
- the apcB gene encoding allophycocyanin subunit beta, whose protein sequence is MQDAITAVINASDVQGKYLDTAAMEKLKAYFATGELRVRAASVISANAANIVKEAVAKSLLYSDITRPGGNMYTTRRYAACIRDLDYYLRYATYAMLAGDPSILDERVLNGLKETYNSLGVPIAATVQAIQAMKEVTASLVGADAGKEMGIYFDYICSGLS, encoded by the coding sequence ATGCAAGACGCGATTACCGCTGTCATCAACGCCTCTGACGTACAAGGCAAATACCTCGACACTGCCGCCATGGAGAAGCTGAAAGCTTACTTCGCAACTGGTGAACTGCGGGTGCGGGCTGCGAGTGTGATCAGTGCCAATGCCGCCAACATTGTCAAAGAAGCAGTGGCCAAATCCCTGCTGTACTCTGACATCACCCGTCCCGGTGGCAACATGTATACCACTCGTCGCTATGCAGCCTGTATCCGCGACCTCGACTACTACCTGCGCTATGCCACCTATGCCATGTTGGCGGGGGATCCTTCTATCCTCGATGAGCGGGTGCTCAATGGCTTGAAAGAAACCTACAACTCCTTGGGCGTGCCCATCGCTGCCACTGTGCAAGCCATCCAAGCCATGAAAGAAGTCACTGCCAGCTTGGTGGGTGCGGATGCCGGCAAAGAAATGGGCATCTACTTTGACTACATCTGCTCTGGCTTAAGCTAG
- the petA gene encoding cytochrome f, producing MKHLFKSLMLAIALAASVLLWSPQAQAYPFYAQQGYDSPREATGRIVCANCHLAAKPIQVEVPQAVTPDAVFEAVVKIPYDTSVQQVLGDGSKGGLNVGAVLMLPEGFKIAPPDRLPEELQAKTSGIYYQPYSDDKQNIILVGPLPGEQYQEIVFPILAPNPATDKSIHFGKYSVHAGGNRGRGQVYPNGEKSNNNVFTAPIAGTITSITANPDGSTAVVITPESGEAVTETIPAGPELIVGEGQTVAAGAALTNNPNVGGFGQKDTEIVLQDPNRIKWLLVFFAAITLSQILLVLKKKQVEKVQAAEMSF from the coding sequence ATGAAACACTTGTTCAAATCCTTGATGCTGGCGATCGCCCTTGCCGCCAGTGTACTTCTCTGGTCACCGCAAGCGCAGGCCTATCCATTCTATGCCCAGCAGGGATACGACAGTCCTCGGGAAGCCACCGGTCGGATTGTCTGTGCCAACTGCCACTTAGCTGCGAAGCCCATCCAAGTCGAAGTGCCCCAAGCCGTTACCCCCGATGCCGTTTTTGAAGCGGTGGTGAAAATTCCCTACGACACCAGTGTGCAACAGGTGCTGGGGGATGGCTCTAAGGGGGGTCTGAATGTCGGTGCGGTGCTGATGCTGCCAGAGGGCTTCAAAATTGCTCCCCCCGATCGCCTCCCCGAGGAGCTGCAAGCCAAAACCAGCGGCATTTACTACCAACCCTACAGTGACGATAAGCAAAACATTATTCTGGTGGGGCCGCTACCGGGTGAGCAGTATCAGGAAATTGTTTTCCCCATCCTCGCCCCCAACCCAGCGACGGATAAATCCATCCACTTCGGTAAATACTCTGTCCATGCCGGGGGCAATCGCGGTCGCGGCCAAGTCTATCCCAATGGCGAAAAGAGCAACAACAATGTCTTTACGGCACCGATTGCGGGCACGATTACGAGTATTACCGCTAACCCCGATGGCAGCACGGCGGTGGTGATTACCCCCGAGAGTGGCGAAGCAGTGACGGAAACCATTCCCGCTGGTCCTGAGCTCATTGTCGGTGAAGGCCAAACGGTGGCCGCTGGTGCAGCCCTGACTAACAATCCCAATGTGGGTGGTTTTGGCCAAAAAGACACGGAAATTGTCCTTCAGGATCCCAACCGCATTAAGTGGTTGCTGGTCTTCTTTGCTGCCATTACACTGTCCCAGATTCTCTTGGTGTTGAAGAAGAAACAGGTGGAGAAAGTACAAGCAGCAGAGATGAGCTTTTAG
- a CDS encoding DUF3067 family protein translates to MLTPLTGDELHALLLRKWGRSFDLQFRRVGHRIFLQVMWRYLEQASYPDTPEDYAAHLGAIAQHLNDWGCAQQVCTYIETTREKPRLGKAVNIPLDLGTRIIEWLE, encoded by the coding sequence ATGCTGACGCCCCTTACTGGTGATGAACTCCATGCCTTGCTCCTGCGCAAATGGGGGCGCTCCTTTGATCTTCAGTTTCGCCGCGTTGGCCATCGCATCTTTTTGCAGGTCATGTGGCGCTACCTTGAGCAGGCCTCTTATCCTGATACCCCCGAAGACTATGCTGCCCACCTAGGGGCGATCGCGCAGCACCTCAATGACTGGGGCTGTGCCCAGCAGGTCTGCACCTATATTGAGACCACCCGTGAAAAGCCCCGCCTCGGCAAGGCTGTGAATATTCCCCTCGACCTTGGCACCCGCATTATTGAATGGCTGGAATAG
- the apcA gene encoding allophycocyanin subunit alpha, whose protein sequence is MSVVTKSIVNADAEARYLSPGELDRIKNFVSTGERRLRIAQTLTENRERIVKQAGDQLFQKRPDVVSPGGNAYGEEMTATCLRDLDYYLRLVTYGIVAGDVTPIEEIGLVGVREMYNSLGTPIPAVAEGIRAMKNVACSLLSAEDAAEAGSYFDFVIGAMQ, encoded by the coding sequence ATGAGCGTCGTCACGAAATCGATCGTGAATGCAGATGCCGAGGCCCGTTACCTCAGCCCCGGTGAACTGGATCGCATCAAAAACTTTGTCAGCACTGGCGAGCGCCGTCTGCGCATTGCCCAAACCCTGACGGAAAACCGCGAGCGCATTGTCAAGCAAGCGGGCGATCAACTCTTCCAAAAACGGCCTGATGTGGTCTCCCCCGGTGGCAATGCCTACGGTGAAGAAATGACCGCCACCTGCCTGCGTGACCTCGACTACTACCTGCGGCTTGTGACCTACGGTATCGTTGCTGGTGATGTCACCCCCATCGAAGAAATTGGTTTGGTGGGTGTGCGTGAAATGTACAACTCCCTCGGTACCCCCATTCCCGCTGTGGCTGAAGGGATTCGCGCCATGAAGAACGTTGCTTGCTCGCTGCTGTCTGCGGAAGATGCCGCTGAAGCCGGTTCTTACTTTGACTTCGTGATTGGCGCCATGCAGTAG
- a CDS encoding phycobilisome linker polypeptide, which produces MRMFKITACVPSQTRIRTQRELQNTYFTKLVPYENWFREQQRIQKMGGKIVKVELFTGKPGVNTGLA; this is translated from the coding sequence ATGCGCATGTTCAAAATTACCGCCTGCGTGCCGAGTCAAACCCGTATTCGCACCCAGCGCGAACTGCAAAATACCTATTTCACGAAACTGGTGCCCTACGAAAACTGGTTCCGCGAGCAACAACGCATCCAAAAAATGGGTGGCAAAATTGTGAAAGTGGAACTGTTTACGGGTAAGCCCGGGGTCAATACTGGCCTGGCCTAG